In Anopheles gambiae chromosome 2, idAnoGambNW_F1_1, whole genome shotgun sequence, a single window of DNA contains:
- the LOC4576284 gene encoding transcription elongation factor SPT5 has translation MSDSGSGSDADSVASNRSRKSGGSNRSVSRSVSRSPQRSRSPSTSQSDNERPRKKQRKDRRRLDDEDDDDEEEAEDEQEPEGEDLDSEEYDEEEEDDDRRGGRKKKKKQERFGGFIIDEAEVDDEVDEDDEWEDGAQEMGIVSNEIEEVGQTAREIENRRRGTNLWDSHKEDELAEYLKRKYADASVARRQFGDGGEEMSDEITQQTLLPGIKDPNLWMVKCRIGEEKATALLLMRKFLTYQNTDQPMQIKSVVAPESVKGYIYIEAYKQAHVKSAINNVGNLRVGIWKQEMVPIKDMTDILKVVKEQTGLKPKQWVRLKRGIYKDDIAQVDYVDLAQNQVHLKLLPRIDYTRLRGALRATQTEESSDAKRKKRRPAAKSFDPEAIRAIGGELTSDGDFLIFEGNRYSRKGFLYKAFTMSAVLADGVKPTLAELERFEEQPEEINIELAVSSKEDPVTAHSFSMGDNVEVCVGDLMNLQAKIIAIDGSLITVMPKHEELRDPLIFKAAELRKYFKTGDHVKVLAGRYEGETGLIVRVEPSRIVLVSDLTMHELEVLPRDLQLCTDMATGVDSLGIYQWGDLVQLDAQTVGVIVRLERENFHVLGMHGKVIECKPTALQKRRENRNTIALDWDQNQIRRKDIVKVMEGPHTGRDGEIKHLYRNLAFLHSRMYTENGGIFVVKTRHLQLAGGNKNPMQNSNPMMSPFGGGIMSPRIHSPMHPSGGRGGGGGGPTRGGRGGGRGGARVSRDREILGRTIRITGGPYKGAVGIVKDATETTARVELHSSCQTISVDRNHIAIVDGGATKAGSVSSYMRTPSRTPAGSYGAQTPVYSGSKTPLHGSQTPQYDPGSRTPYGSMTPSHDGSMTPRHGAWDPTVSNTPARSNDFDFMEEPSPSPGYNPSTPGYQINTPYAPHTPGNMFNADNYSPYQASPNPSPSPYQVGGYIGTPSPSAYSPATPGAPASPYNPQTPGAGLDPQLGDWFTTDIEVTIRSHGDSDLSGQTGIIRTVNNGDCVVFLPEEDHCVTVPLSNLQPVLPEPGEKFKVIVGEDRETVGEFIDMSGSNEAVVMINGQSTLIPMNYMARYREPTKN, from the coding sequence ATGTCGGACAGCGGCAGCGGCTCTGATGCTGACAGTGTGGCATCGAATCGTTCTCGCAAAAGTGGTGGCTCAAATCGCTCGGTGTCACGGTCGGTGTCCCGGTCGCCCCAGCGCTCCCGTTCGCCCTCGACATCGCAGTCGGACAATGAGCGGCCGCGGAAGAAGCAGCGCAAGGACCGCCGCCGTCTGGACGACgaagacgatgacgacgaggaggaggcggAGGATGAGCAGGAGCCGGAGGGTGAGGATCTCGATTCGGAGGAgtacgacgaggaggaggaagacgaCGACCGGCGCGGAGggcgcaagaagaagaagaagcaggaaCGCTTCGGTGGTTTCATCATCGACGAAGCCGAAGTAGACGACGAGGTGGACGAGGATGATGAGTGGGAGGATGGGGCGCAGGAAATGGGCATCGTGAGCAATGAGATCGAGGAGGTGGGCCAAACGGCGCGCGAAATCGAAAACAGACGCCGCGGAACGAACCTGTGGGACTCGCACAAGGAGGATGAGCTGGCCGAGTATCTGAAGCGCAAGTACGCGGATGCCTCCGTGGCCCGGCGGCAGTTTGGCGACGGTGGGGAGGAAATGTCGGACGAGATCACACAGCAGACGCTGCTGCCCGGCATCAAGGACCCGAATCTGTGGATGGTGAAATGTCGCATTGGTGAGGAGAAGGCCACCGCCTTGCTGTTGATGCGCAAGTTCCTCACCTATCAGAACACGGACCAGCCGATGCAGATCAAGTCGGTCGTTGCACCGGAAAGCGTCAAGGGCTACATTTACATCGAGGCGTACAAGCAGGCGCACGTCAAGTCCGCCATCAACAATGTGGGCAATCTGCGTGTCGGTATCTGGAAGCAGGAGATGGTCCCGATCAAGGACATGACGGACATCCTGAAGGTGGTGAAGGAGCAGACGGGACTGAAGCCGAAACAGTGGGTCCGGCTGAAGCGCGGCATATACAAGGACGACATCGCGCAGGTGGACTACGTCGATCTGGCCCAGAACCAGGTGCACCTGAAGCTGCTGCCTCGTATCGACTACACGCGTCTCCGCGGAGCGCTGCGTGCCACCCAGACGGAGGAAAGCAGCGATGCGAAGCGCAAGAAGCGCCGGCCGGCGGCCAAATCGTTCGATCCGGAAGCGATTCGTGCCATCGGCGGCGAGCTGACGTCCGATGGGGACTTCTTGATCTTCGAAGGCAACCGGTACTCGCGCAAGGGCTTCCTGTACAAAGCGTTCACCATGTCGGCCGTGCTGGCGGACGGTGTGAAGCCGACGCTGGCCGAGCTGGAGCGCTTTGAGGAGCAGCCCGAGGAGATTAACATTGAGCTGGCCGTTTCGTCCAAGGAGGACCCGGTGACGGCCCACTCCTTCTCGATGGGCGACAACGTGGAGGTGTGCGTGGGTGATCTGATGAACCTGCAGGCAAAGATCATTGCCATCGATGGATCGCTGATCACCGTGATGCCGAAGCACGAGGAGCTACGCGATCCGCTCATCTTCAAGGCGGCCGAACTGCGCAAGTACTTCAAAACCGGCGACCACGTGAAGGTGCTTGCCGGCCGGTACGAGGGCGAGACGGGTCTGATCGTGCGCGTGGAACCGTCGCGCATCGTGCTGGTGTCCGATCTGACCATGCACGAGCTGGAGGTTTTGCCGCGCGATCTGCAGCTCTGCACGGATATGGCGACGGGTGTGGATTCGCTCGGCATCTACCAGTGGGGCGATCTGGTGCAGCTCGATGCGCAAACGGTCGGCGTAATTGTGCGCTTGGAGCGCGAGAATTTCCACGTGCTCGGCATGCACGGCAAGGTGATCGAGTGCAAGCCGACCGCGCTGCAAAAACGGCGCGAAAACCGCAACACAATCGCGCTGGACTGGGATCAAAACCAGATCCGCCGGAAGGACATCGTCAAGGTGATGGAGGGTCCGCACACGGGTCGGGACGGCGAAATCAAGCATCTGTATCGCAACCTTGCCTTCCTGCACTCGCGCATGTACACCGAGAACGGGGGCATCTTTGTGGTGAAAACGCGCCATTTGCAGCTCGCcggtggcaacaaaaatccgaTGCAAAACAGCAACCCCATGATGTCACCGTTCGGCGGGGGTATCATGTCACCCCGCATCCATTCGCCGATGCATCCGTCTGGGGGGcggggtggcggtggcggcggacCGACACGCGGCGGACGGGGCGGCGGGCGTGGTGGGGCACGCGTTTCTCGCGATCGGGAAATTTTGGGCCGAACGATTCGCATCACCGGCGGACCGTACAAGGGTGCGGTTGGTATTGTGAAGGATGCGACGGAGACGACGGCCCGCGTGGAGCTGCACTCGTCCTGCCAGACCATCTCGGTCGATCGGAACCACATCGCGATCGTCGATGGGGGCGCTACCAAGGCGGGCAGCGTCTCGTCGTACATGCGTACGCCGAGCCGCACACCGGCCGGCAGCTACGGCGCCCAGACGCCGGTCTACTCTGGCTCGAAGACGCCACTGCACGGCTCGCAGACGCCGCAGTACGATCCGGGCAGCCGCACGCCGTACGGTTCGATGACGCCTTCGCACGACGGCTCGATGACGCCACGCCACGGCGCCTGGGATCCGACGGTATCGAACACGCCCGCCCGGTCGAACGATTTCGACTTCATGGAGGAACCGTCCCCTTCGCCGGGCTACAATCCGAGCACGCCGGGCTATCAGATCAACACACCGTACGCACCGCACACGCCCGGCAACATGTTCAATGCGGACAACTACAGCCCGTACCAGGCCAGCCCGAATCCGAGCCCGTCGCCGTACCAGGTCGGTGGCTACATTGGCACGCCGTCGCCGAGTGCGTACTCGCCAGCCACGCCCGGTGCGCCGGCCTCTCCCTACAATCCGCAGACGCCCGGGGCCGGGCTTGACCCGCAGCTGGGCGACTGGTTCACGACGGACATCGAGGTGACGATTCGCAGCCACGGCGATTCGGACCTCAGCGGGCAGACCGGCATCATCCGCACGGTGAACAATGGGGACTGTGTGGTGTTTCTGCCGGAGGAGGACCACTGCGTAACGGTGCCACTGTCCAACCTGCAGCCCGTGCTGCCGGAACCGGGCGAGAAGTTTAAGGTCATCGTGGGCGAGGACCGTGAGACGGTGGGCGAGTTTATCGACATGTCCGGCAGCAACGAGGCGGTTGTCATGATCAACGGCCAATCTACGCTTATCCCGATGAACTATATGGCTCGCTATCGGGAGCCAACGAAGAACTAA